AACACTTGCCGGAATGGCCCCCGATAAACTCGTTGTCAAATCTGTTACTAAAGACGAAGAACAGGGTACTATAAAATTTGGAGATTCTCAGGCTTTCAGTCTTGATACGCCGGTTTACGTGCTTGGGGCAGGCAAGGCCGCGGCCGCCATGGCACAGGGCCTGCACGATGTGCTCGGTTCCCAAATTCGTGACGGCCTTGTCATCGCTCCGACCGCCGTTGCCGCCGAAACCAGCAGGATTGGTGCCATTCAGGTTTTTCCCGGCAGTCACCCGCAGCCGGATGAAGATACCATTGCCTCAACCCTTGAGCTGCTCAGCGTAGCCCGAAGTATACCGAAAGATGCCCTTACCGTTGTACTGATTTCCGGCGGAGCTTCAGCGCTTTTGGAGCTTCCGGCAGGTAAGCTCACGCTCGAGCAGCTGCGTGACGTGTATCATGAGCTTCTCCGCAGCGGTGCCCCCATTCAGGAAATGAACACCGTCCGAAAACAGCTTTCCGCCGTCAAGGGAGGTCAATTATTGCAACATATTTCATCAGACAAGGTCGTATCCCTGTTGATTTCAGACGTGCCCGGTGATGATCCGGCCTTCATCGCAAGCGGGCCCACAACCCCCGACAGCACAAGCGCCCAGGATGCACTTGCCGTACTCAAGAAATATGGTCTCGACGTAAAAATCCCGCCCGAAGT
This genomic stretch from Cyclonatronum proteinivorum harbors:
- a CDS encoding glycerate kinase type-2 family protein, with product MDALRETALRILRKTLAGMAPDKLVVKSVTKDEEQGTIKFGDSQAFSLDTPVYVLGAGKAAAAMAQGLHDVLGSQIRDGLVIAPTAVAAETSRIGAIQVFPGSHPQPDEDTIASTLELLSVARSIPKDALTVVLISGGASALLELPAGKLTLEQLRDVYHELLRSGAPIQEMNTVRKQLSAVKGGQLLQHISSDKVVSLLISDVPGDDPAFIASGPTTPDSTSAQDALAVLKKYGLDVKIPPEVLAYLHEVSQDAKPAFEGYHHVEIVGSSGIFAKEAEQHCQAEEFETWIDPQQYDAPIEEVADYIIEQVRTNRKRTREAFLFHGESTVQVSGDGKGGRNQHLALLLATKITRRKRTLVMSVGTDGGDGNTDVAGAFAAPDSVARAEAIGVSEQKHLAEFDAYHFFKSLGDLIFTGPTGNNVMDFQLILIDS